The proteins below come from a single Perca flavescens isolate YP-PL-M2 chromosome 8, PFLA_1.0, whole genome shotgun sequence genomic window:
- the tcp11l1 gene encoding T-complex protein 11-like protein 1 isoform X1, which produces MPKEGDHLESGGDDSKEERTQDASEETVRKRVRANTPSPHRGNTPQASPSRFVSVEELMETAKGVTNMALAHEIMVNDAFQVKPAELPEGSLERKVKEIVHKAFWDCLEAQLKENPPTYEHSIKLLAEIKETLLSFLLPGHGRLRSRIDEVLDLPLIQQQAENGALDISQLSHFIVGMMGSLCAPCRDEDIDKLKQITDIVPLLKAIFSVLDLMKVDMANFALTSIRPHLMQQSVEFERSKFQEFLEKHPNALDYTEKWLEDTVRCLREAAADGSSAATSDPPLLLPVNVHNHAYLRLLRWDHTSDPFPETVLMDQVRFQEMHHEAEQLVLLSSVLLIIYTTTGEAISGLPGLMETLKSTVNVLLADMHTPSFSEQEALATIGEKLCVELSQCLSQHGYSPLSADRKSTLRGQISATIQPDNTIRKLMESRVQNYLLASLESSQHKTPPPLPGGLAPVSRELKELAVRFSRLINFNKLVFSPFYQKILHKILTIEESPSTET; this is translated from the exons ATGCCAAAAGAGGGAGACCACCTCGAGAGTGGAGGAGACGACTCGAAGGAGGAGAGGACACAGGATGCTTCTGAGGAGACCGTGAGGAAGAGGGTCCGAGCAAATACTCCGAGCCCACACAGGGGAAACACTCCTCAAG CCAGCCCCTCCAGGTTTGTCTCTGTGGAGGAGTtgatggagacagctaaaggaGTCACCAACATGGCTTTGGCTCATGAAATAATGGTCAACGATGCTTTTCAAGTCAAACCTGCAGAGCTTCCTGAAGGGAG TTTGGAACGCAAAGTGAAGGAGATTGTGcacaaagcattctgggattgTTTGGAGGCTCAGTTGAAGGAGAATCCGCCAACGTATGAACATTCCATTAAACTGCTGGCTGAGATCAAAGAG ACACTGCTATCTTTCTTGCTGCCTGGCCATGGTCGTCTGCGCTCCCGTATCGATGAGGTTCTGGATCTGCCTCTAATCCAGCAACAGGCTGAGAATGGAGCACTTGACATCAGTCAGCTGTCCCACTTCATTGTTGGGATGATGGGCTCGTTGTGCGCCCCCTGCAGAGATGAGGACATCGATAAGCTGAAGCAGATCACCGATATTGTGCCTCTGCTCAA GGCTATATTCTCTGTGCTGGACCTGATGAAGGTGGACATGGCTAACTTTGCCCTGACCAGCATCAGACCTCATCTGATGCAACAATCGGTTGAGTTTGAGAGGAGCAAGTTCCAAGAGTTTCTGGAGAAACACCCCA ATGCCTTAGACTACACTGAGAAGTGGCTTGAGGACACAGTGAGATGCCTGAGAGAGGCCGCGGCGGATGGATCTAGTGCTGCCACATCTGACCCTCCCTTACTCCTCCCCGTTAATGTCCATAATCATGCCTATCTACGCCTGCTGAGGTGGGACCACACCTCAGACCCCTTCCCAGAG ACAGTGTTGATGGATCAAGTTCGGTTTCAGGAGATGCATCATGAGGCTGAGCAATTAGTCCTGCTCTCCTCTGTGCTCCTCATCATCTACACTACAACAGGGGAGGCTATCTCAGGCCTGCCAGGGCTGATGGAGACTCTTAAAAGCACTGTTAATGTCCTGCTTGCAGATATGCACACACC GTCTTTTAGTGAACAGGAGGCATTAGCGACCATAGGAGAGAAATTGTGTGTTGAGCTGAGTCAGTGTCTAAGCCAACATGGCTACTCTCCATTGTCAGCCGACCGAAAGAGCACTCTGAGGGGACAAATCTCTGCTACCATCCAGCCAGACAACACAATCCGCAAACTGATGG AGTCTCGGGTTCAGAACTATCTCCTGGCTTCGCTGGAGTCCAGTCAACATAagacccctcctcctctcccaggAGGTCTGGCTCCAGTGAGCAGGGAGCTGAAGGAGCTTGCTGTTCGCTTCAGTCGCCTCATCAACTTCAACAAGCTGGTCTTCTCCCCTTTCTACCAAAAGATTCTTCATAAAATACTGACCATAGAGGAAAGTCCCAGCACAGAAACGTAA
- the tcp11l1 gene encoding T-complex protein 11-like protein 1 isoform X2 gives MPKEGDHLESGGDDSKEERTQDASEETVRKRVRANTPSPHRGNTPQASPSRFVSVEELMETAKGVTNMALAHEIMVNDAFQVKPAELPEGSLERKVKEIVHKAFWDCLEAQLKENPPTYEHSIKLLAEIKETLLSFLLPGHGRLRSRIDEVLDLPLIQQQAENGALDISQLSHFIVGMMGSLCAPCRDEDIDKLKQITDIVPLLKAIFSVLDLMKVDMANFALTSIRPHLMQQSVEFERSKFQEFLEKHPNALDYTEKWLEDTVRCLREAAADGSSAATSDPPLLLPVNVHNHAYLRLLRWDHTSDPFPETVLMDQVRFQEMHHEAEQLVLLSSVLLIIYTTTGEAISGLPGLMETLKSTVNVLLADMHTPNHDPVTQDNPVGSSCVELSPTSTLQLYRGFGFVACRICFYHACF, from the exons ATGCCAAAAGAGGGAGACCACCTCGAGAGTGGAGGAGACGACTCGAAGGAGGAGAGGACACAGGATGCTTCTGAGGAGACCGTGAGGAAGAGGGTCCGAGCAAATACTCCGAGCCCACACAGGGGAAACACTCCTCAAG CCAGCCCCTCCAGGTTTGTCTCTGTGGAGGAGTtgatggagacagctaaaggaGTCACCAACATGGCTTTGGCTCATGAAATAATGGTCAACGATGCTTTTCAAGTCAAACCTGCAGAGCTTCCTGAAGGGAG TTTGGAACGCAAAGTGAAGGAGATTGTGcacaaagcattctgggattgTTTGGAGGCTCAGTTGAAGGAGAATCCGCCAACGTATGAACATTCCATTAAACTGCTGGCTGAGATCAAAGAG ACACTGCTATCTTTCTTGCTGCCTGGCCATGGTCGTCTGCGCTCCCGTATCGATGAGGTTCTGGATCTGCCTCTAATCCAGCAACAGGCTGAGAATGGAGCACTTGACATCAGTCAGCTGTCCCACTTCATTGTTGGGATGATGGGCTCGTTGTGCGCCCCCTGCAGAGATGAGGACATCGATAAGCTGAAGCAGATCACCGATATTGTGCCTCTGCTCAA GGCTATATTCTCTGTGCTGGACCTGATGAAGGTGGACATGGCTAACTTTGCCCTGACCAGCATCAGACCTCATCTGATGCAACAATCGGTTGAGTTTGAGAGGAGCAAGTTCCAAGAGTTTCTGGAGAAACACCCCA ATGCCTTAGACTACACTGAGAAGTGGCTTGAGGACACAGTGAGATGCCTGAGAGAGGCCGCGGCGGATGGATCTAGTGCTGCCACATCTGACCCTCCCTTACTCCTCCCCGTTAATGTCCATAATCATGCCTATCTACGCCTGCTGAGGTGGGACCACACCTCAGACCCCTTCCCAGAG ACAGTGTTGATGGATCAAGTTCGGTTTCAGGAGATGCATCATGAGGCTGAGCAATTAGTCCTGCTCTCCTCTGTGCTCCTCATCATCTACACTACAACAGGGGAGGCTATCTCAGGCCTGCCAGGGCTGATGGAGACTCTTAAAAGCACTGTTAATGTCCTGCTTGCAGATATGCACACACC AAATCACGACCCGGTAACTCAGGATAATCCTGTTGGGTCCAGTTGTGTTGAATTATCACCCACCAGTACCCTTCAACTCTACAGAGGTTTTGGTTTTGTGGCCTGCCGAATCTGCTTTTATCATGCTTGTTTCTAG